In the genome of Luteibaculum oceani, one region contains:
- a CDS encoding T9SS type A sorting domain-containing protein has translation MKYTLSSFLVLVFIGLQAQYAPAPPSELTTAIHKDSSVIVNWAKSCVVQRGFIDANRPSKTYTFQDSTSNRAFFGVDSNAVGKSFGPGDVVSLGDLGKAILSFNPPIVNGPGYDFVVFENGFKLSGENNFYLELARVGVIVNPNDSAVYFSTYSETPFDQQLSDAEGINPEFIHGLAGKYPYPYGTPFDLSDLAISIPEGASISGIVIQDVGGMISSDLVTKDLLGRPINDPYPTAYHTGGFDLMAVGVINQALPDAVDVNIYPNPVDANGTVFFGEQVETVCLYSLSGELIAKGQNVDRLKLTGLQQGLYLLNLEDGAMSKALKLSVNALDH, from the coding sequence ATGAAATACACTTTATCTAGTTTTTTAGTCCTGGTATTTATTGGGCTGCAAGCCCAATATGCACCGGCTCCCCCTTCGGAGTTAACCACCGCAATTCATAAAGATTCAAGTGTTATCGTCAATTGGGCAAAATCCTGTGTGGTGCAGCGCGGATTTATTGATGCAAATAGGCCTTCTAAAACCTATACCTTCCAAGACTCTACATCAAACAGAGCCTTTTTTGGAGTGGATTCTAATGCTGTGGGTAAATCTTTTGGGCCCGGAGATGTGGTTTCTCTTGGAGATCTTGGTAAGGCAATTTTAAGTTTCAATCCTCCAATTGTTAACGGACCAGGATACGATTTTGTGGTCTTCGAAAATGGATTTAAACTGTCGGGTGAAAATAACTTTTACCTTGAATTAGCTAGGGTAGGAGTGATCGTTAATCCAAACGACAGTGCGGTCTATTTTTCTACATATTCCGAAACTCCTTTTGACCAACAATTAAGCGATGCCGAGGGAATCAATCCAGAGTTCATTCATGGTTTGGCAGGAAAATATCCATACCCATATGGTACGCCATTCGACTTGTCAGATTTAGCTATTTCAATCCCCGAAGGAGCCTCTATTTCTGGGATAGTTATCCAGGATGTGGGGGGAATGATTTCCAGCGACCTTGTAACCAAAGACTTGTTAGGCAGACCCATCAACGACCCTTATCCTACAGCATACCATACAGGTGGATTCGATTTAATGGCGGTAGGTGTGATAAATCAAGCTTTACCTGATGCTGTGGATGTAAATATTTATCCAAACCCCGTAGATGCCAACGGTACAGTTTTTTTTGGAGAGCAGGTGGAAACGGTGTGTTTATACTCGCTTTCGGGAGAATTAATAGCTAAAGGGCAAAATGTAGATCGATTAAAATTAACGGGTCTGCAACAGGGCTTGTATCTTTTAAATCTTGAGGACGGGGCGATGTCCAAAGCATTAAAATTGAGCGTAAATGCGTTGGATCATTAA